The following proteins are co-located in the Podarcis raffonei isolate rPodRaf1 chromosome 5, rPodRaf1.pri, whole genome shotgun sequence genome:
- the CEP19 gene encoding centrosomal protein of 19 kDa, whose protein sequence is MSYVAKKCGIKLNPPSIVLIYEDQLRNNIRKRIMPIRNFSKFSDCSRAAEQLKNNPRHKTYLEGVSMEQLQKLHNLLRCQLGGQNLTQGLEQIQREETIDPEEDLNKLDDKELAKRKEIMDALFEKNRKKKDDPDFVYNVEVKFPQEELEACEWDDESDDEF, encoded by the exons ATGTCTTACGTGGCAAAGAAGTGCGGCATCAAATTAAACCCTCCCTCTATTGTTTTAATCTATGAAGATCAGCTCAGGAATAATATACGCAAGCGCATCATGCCTATCCGGAATTTCTCCAAGTTCTCAG ATTGCAGCAGGGCAGCAGAACAGCTAAAGAATAATCCTCGGCACAAGACTTATTTAGAAGGTGTCTCAATGGAACAGCTACAAAAATTACACAATTTGCTGAGATGCCAGTTGGGGGGACAAAATCTGACTCAGGGTCTGGAGCAAATTCAGCGGGAAGAAACAATTGACCCAGAAGAGGACCTGAACAAACTAGATGACAAGGAGCTAgccaaaaggaaagaaattatGGATGCATTGTTTGAAAAGAATAGGAAAAAGAAAGATGACCCCGATTTTGTCTACAATGTAGAGGTGAAGTTCCCACAAGAAGAGCTTGAAGCCTGTGAGTGGGATGATGAATCAGATGATGAGTTTTGA
- the NRROS gene encoding transforming growth factor beta activator LRRC33, which yields MALIALSIFVWIAFLDTGWGSKPSAYHSLCRLEERTADCKGRRLSSVSQDLPPGTMELFLDANVIQTLKNASLVRYQVLQSLSLCENGLELIEPGAFLGTRSLSSLSLANNALSVNCSATAAALGTLPALRKLDLSGNLLNEAMMATLIQDLSSLESLSLARNSIMRLDDSHLKNLPRLQNLDLQQNYIFEIETGAFDGLRWLQQLNLAYNYIPCMVEFDLTQLRMLNASNNQIEWFLAAENDDAFELETLDLSYNQLLFFPLLPKQNKLRTLLLMHNQLNFYNNIFNDSEGTVQLLFLDGNITNITTLDLWAENHHSNLSSLQFLDMSWNQLWYLPERFFEGMSSLAHLNLNHNCLETLQIQESDLLSTLVDLDLSHNQLQDLQMNLDHRSSLANLRTLSLSTNRLRGLPAKIFTHTTKITTLDLSKNPIKLCASHAAGSPSCIDISNAGTIRNLFLSGCDLEILDTHIFQGTSIAHLDLSDNPRSLLDGLGPLKDVAQSLQVLYLRNTGLSAARTNMDFSAFQKLVNLDLSENSLASFPESLAGLELQILDLRRNCLHALPQHAMQKLGKSLHEIYLSQNSYDCCQLGWWDVLHDRGTVRILDWNQVTCNFSSKFIRVANLPESVIQNCKWLTADMTLLHLVLVLPTCLALLVAFVIIFLTFRQRILQMVKSRYRRSSPY from the exons atggcACTAATAGCCCTGAGTATCTTCGTGTGGATAGCTTTCCTAGATACAGGATGGGGAAGCAAACCTTCAGCCTACCACAGCCTTTGCAGACTG GAAGAGAGAACTGCAGACTGCAAAGGCAGGAGGCTGAGCTCTGTCTCACAAGACCTGCCTCCTGGAACAATGGAGCTCTTCCTGGATGCAAATGTTATACAGACCCTAAAGAATGCATCTTTAGTAAGGTATCAAGTCCTGCAGAGCCTCAGTCTGTGTGAGAATGGGTTGGAGCTCATTGAGCCTGGGGCTTTCCTTGGCACCAGGAGCCTCAGTAGTCTATCTCTGGCCAACAATGCCCTCTCTGTGAACTGTTCTGCAACAGCAGCTGCTCTGGGGACTTTGCCTGCCCTGAGGAAGCTGGACCTATCTGGAAATCTGCTCAATGAAGCTATGATGGCCACCTTGATCCAGGATTTGTCCTCTCTAGAATCTTTGTCCTTGGCCCGGAACTCCATCATGAGGCTGGATGACTCTCACTTAAAAAATCTGCCCAGGCTTCAGAACCTAGATTTGCAGCAGAACTACATATTTGAGATTGAGACTGGTGCCTTTGATGGTTTGCGATGGCTACAGCAGCTTAATCTGGCCTACAACTACATTCCTTGCATGGTGGAGTTTGACCTGACCCAACTCCGGATGCTAAATGCCAGCAACAATCAAATCGAGTGGTTCTTGGCTGCAGAGAATGATGATGCCTTTGAACTAGAAACACTAGATCTTTCCTACAACCAGCTCCTCTTCTTCCCGCTGTTGCCCAAGCAAAATAAACTGAGAACTCTGCTGCTGATGCACAACCAATTGAACTTCTACAACAATATTTTCAATGACTCAGAGGGCACAGTGCAGCTGTTATTCCTGGATGGCAACATCACCAACATCACCACCCTTGACCTCTGGGCAGAAAACCATCATAGCAACCTCTCTTCCCTGCAGTTCCTAGACATGAGTTGGAACCAGCTCTGGTACCTTCCAGAAAGGTTTTTTGAAGGCATGTCTTCTCTTGCTCATCTGAACCTCAACCACAACTGCTTAGAGACATTACAGATACAGGAGAGTGACCTGCTAAGCACTCTCGTTGACTTGGATCTCAGCCACAACCAACTTCAGGATCTGCAGATGAACTTGGACCATAGAAGCAGCTTAGCCAACCTCAGAACATTGAGTCTGAGCACCAACAGACTGCGTGGCTTGCCTGCTAAAATCTTTACTCACACAACAAAGATCACTACACTTGACCTCAGTAAAAACCCTATAAAGCTTTGTGCCTCACATGCTGCTGGAAGTCCCAGTTGCATAGATATCAGTAATGCTGGCACCATAAGGAATCTTTTCCTGTCTGGCTGTGACCTAGAAATACTGGACACCCACATCTTTCAGGGGACTTCTATAGCACACTTAGACCTTTCTGACAATCCCAGGTCACTACTTGATGGCTTAGGACCTCTGAAAGATGTTGCACAATCACTGCAGGTGCTCTATCTTAGGAACACTGGACTTTCTGCTGCAAGGACAAATATGGACTTCTCTGCTTTTCAGAAGCTGGTAAACCTAGATCTATCTGAAAATTCTCTGGCTAGCTTCCCTGAATCTTTAGCAGGCCTGGAACTGCAAATTCTGGATCTAAGGAGAAATTGTCTCCATGCCCTACCTCAGCATGCCATGCAGAAGCTTGGAAAGAGCTTACATGAGATCTACCTCAGCCAGAATTCCTATGACTGTTGCCAGCTGGGTTGGTGGGATGTCCTGCATGACCGTGGCACTGTACGCATTCTAGACTGGAATCAAGTCACTTGCAACTTTTCATCTAAGTTCATCCGTGTAGCAAATTTGCCTGAATCAGTCATCCAGAATTGCAAGTGGCTAACGGCAGATATGACTCTGCTGCATCTGGTCCTTGTTCTTCCTACCTGTTTGGCCCTGCTAGTTGCCTTTGTTATCATCTTTCTGACTTTCAGGCAACGAATTCTTCAAATGGTGAAGAGCAGGTACAGAAGGTCCAGCCCTTATTGA